Proteins from a single region of Verrucosispora sp. NA02020:
- a CDS encoding PhoH family protein: protein MTTRRTTPGADQSPASTATTRRTTRSRRTAAAGSADTREPRPAGQSFVLDTSVLLSDPAAFHRFAEHEVVLPLVVISELEGKRHHPELGWFARQSLRTLDELRVRHGRLDRPIPANDVGGTLRVELNHTDDGVLPPGFRNESNDARILSVALNLAAEGREVTLVSKDMPLRVKAASVGLRADEYRHGQASDPTWTGMADLELGEEDISRLYGGETIDVDAAAGLPCHTGLVLHSARGSALARVLPDKTVRLVRGDREAFGVHGRSAEQRIALDLLLDESIGIVSLGGRAGTGKSALALCAGLEAVMERRRHKKVIVFRPLYAVGGQELGYLPGSESEKMSPWAQAVFDTLGAVVHENVLEEVTSRGLLEVLPLTHIRGRSLHDAFVIVDEAQSLERGVLLTVLSRIGQGSRVVLTHDVAQRDNLRVGRHDGVTAVIEALKGHHLFAHVTLSRSERSPIAAMVTDLLEDVPQ, encoded by the coding sequence GAGCCCGGCCTCGACTGCCACGACTCGCCGCACCACCCGTAGCCGCCGGACCGCCGCGGCCGGGTCGGCGGACACCAGGGAGCCCCGACCAGCGGGCCAATCCTTCGTCCTGGACACCTCCGTGCTACTCAGCGACCCGGCGGCGTTCCACCGCTTCGCCGAGCACGAGGTGGTGCTGCCGCTGGTGGTGATCTCCGAGCTGGAGGGCAAACGACACCATCCCGAGCTGGGCTGGTTCGCCCGACAGTCGCTGCGCACGCTGGACGAGTTGCGGGTACGCCACGGCCGGCTGGACCGGCCGATACCCGCCAACGACGTCGGCGGCACGCTGCGGGTGGAGCTGAACCACACCGACGACGGGGTGCTGCCGCCCGGTTTCCGCAACGAGTCCAACGACGCCCGGATCCTCTCCGTCGCGTTGAACCTCGCCGCCGAGGGGCGGGAGGTGACACTGGTCAGCAAGGACATGCCGTTGCGGGTCAAGGCCGCCTCGGTCGGGCTGCGGGCCGACGAGTACCGGCACGGCCAGGCGAGCGACCCGACCTGGACCGGGATGGCGGATCTGGAGTTGGGCGAGGAGGACATCTCCCGGCTCTACGGCGGCGAGACCATCGACGTGGACGCCGCCGCCGGCCTGCCCTGCCACACCGGTCTGGTGCTGCACTCCGCCCGGGGCTCGGCGCTCGCCCGGGTGTTGCCGGACAAGACCGTACGGCTGGTGCGCGGCGACCGGGAGGCGTTCGGGGTGCACGGGCGCTCGGCGGAGCAGCGGATCGCCCTGGACCTGTTGCTCGACGAGTCGATCGGCATCGTCTCGCTCGGCGGCCGGGCCGGCACCGGCAAGTCCGCGCTGGCGCTCTGCGCCGGGTTGGAGGCGGTGATGGAGCGTCGCCGGCACAAGAAGGTGATCGTCTTCCGCCCCCTGTACGCCGTCGGCGGCCAGGAACTGGGCTACCTGCCGGGGTCGGAGTCGGAGAAGATGTCGCCCTGGGCGCAGGCGGTCTTCGACACGCTCGGCGCGGTGGTGCACGAGAACGTCCTGGAGGAGGTCACCTCCCGGGGGCTGCTCGAGGTGCTGCCGCTGACCCACATCCGGGGTCGGAGCCTGCACGACGCGTTCGTCATCGTGGACGAGGCGCAGTCGTTGGAGCGGGGCGTCCTGTTGACCGTGCTGTCCCGGATCGGCCAGGGCTCCCGGGTGGTGCTGACGCACGACGTCGCGCAGCGGGACAACCTGCGGGTGGGTCGGCACGACGGCGTCACCGCCGTGATCGAGGCACTCAAGGGTCATCACCTGTTCGCGCACGTCACGCTCAGCCGATCGGAGCGATCTCCGATCGCCGCCATGGTGACCGACCTGTTGGAGGATGTTCCCCAATGA